The following proteins are co-located in the Deltaproteobacteria bacterium genome:
- a CDS encoding methylated-DNA--[protein]-cysteine S-methyltransferase, with product MRTVHSHCLPCGFAEDLLIAETLGETTPELSQQVAAHLADCASCRALVERYRGLQSQLHALAAADSSQRGLPQARQSLDERLAVHTRPRLQLEVWHSPVGDLRIGRTDKGVALIEFMRPDEQTVVSPQRWNEFALEDGGPEVQTLIGQLEGYFGGRTHDLAWEVDDVFMRSDFQRTVLQATTEVPYGMAVTYQAIADTIGQPKAVRAVAQALRHNPVPIHIPCHRVIGSDGALTGYAGNLVDIKKKILELEGIPVVATEKGLAISRARMYIGWRRDRWFCLPRCTTLKEQPAGDRAFIASRARAEAMGYQPCDVCRPDLQLFS from the coding sequence ATGCGCACTGTACATTCCCATTGCCTCCCATGCGGATTTGCCGAAGATTTATTGATCGCCGAAACCTTGGGAGAGACGACTCCCGAACTGAGCCAGCAGGTTGCCGCTCACCTCGCGGACTGCGCTTCTTGCCGGGCATTGGTCGAACGCTATCGTGGCCTGCAATCACAACTGCACGCCTTAGCGGCAGCAGACAGCTCCCAGCGCGGTCTCCCACAAGCGCGACAGAGCTTGGACGAACGGTTGGCCGTGCACACCCGCCCCCGGTTGCAGTTGGAAGTCTGGCATTCTCCGGTTGGCGACCTGCGGATCGGACGGACGGACAAAGGCGTCGCACTTATCGAGTTTATGCGACCCGACGAACAGACCGTGGTCTCGCCGCAGCGTTGGAACGAGTTCGCGCTTGAAGACGGAGGACCGGAGGTGCAAACGTTGATTGGGCAACTCGAAGGCTATTTCGGCGGTCGGACGCACGATCTCGCCTGGGAGGTCGATGACGTTTTCATGCGCAGCGATTTCCAGCGGACGGTGCTGCAGGCCACGACGGAGGTGCCCTACGGCATGGCGGTGACGTATCAAGCCATTGCCGACACCATCGGCCAGCCGAAAGCCGTCCGTGCCGTTGCCCAAGCGCTGCGGCACAACCCGGTGCCGATCCATATCCCGTGTCACCGTGTCATTGGCAGCGATGGCGCGCTGACCGGCTATGCCGGGAATCTGGTGGATATCAAGAAAAAGATCCTCGAACTGGAGGGGATTCCCGTAGTCGCCACCGAAAAAGGGCTCGCTATTTCCCGAGCGCGGATGTACATCGGTTGGCGGCGAGACCGGTGGTTCTGTTTGCCGCGCTGCACCACGTTGAAAGAACAACCCGCCGGAGATCGTGCCTTTATCGCTTCGCGCGCGCGCGCCGAGGCGATGGGCTATCAACCGTGCGACGTGTGTCGTCCGGATCTCCAACTTTTTTCGTAA
- a CDS encoding VOC family protein, with amino-acid sequence MAGRIDHTIIAVNRYEQACRFYSWLMPKVGYPNMNDYGVTRGWAADSGSFWIKQAGTQFATDTFHKDRVGLCEIAFRADDRAQIDELAQGIEANGGTILDPPREYDYVPGYYAVFFADPDGIKLELVHMP; translated from the coding sequence ATGGCAGGACGCATTGACCACACCATTATCGCCGTCAACCGCTACGAACAGGCGTGTCGCTTTTACAGCTGGCTGATGCCCAAGGTCGGCTACCCCAATATGAACGACTATGGGGTGACGCGCGGGTGGGCGGCGGACTCGGGCAGTTTCTGGATCAAACAGGCGGGGACGCAGTTTGCCACGGATACGTTCCACAAGGATCGCGTGGGGCTCTGCGAGATCGCTTTTCGCGCGGATGATCGTGCGCAGATCGACGAACTCGCGCAAGGCATCGAAGCCAACGGCGGCACGATTCTCGACCCGCCGCGCGAGTACGACTACGTTCCAGGCTATTACGCGGTCTTCTTTGCCGACCCGGACGGCATCAAGCTCGAGCTTGTTCATATGCCTTGA
- a CDS encoding ester cyclase, translated as MMTANKTIVRRYFEEVLSAGNLELIETLISPSYASHYPAGYELGGGPEDVRQIVTGVRRAFPNVHFTVEDLIAEDDKVVCRWTFRGEQEGDFLGIPASGRKATVMGIAVYRVANGQIVEAWFTWDALGLMRQLDAEDAPAEE; from the coding sequence ATGATGACCGCCAATAAAACGATCGTGCGCCGATATTTCGAGGAAGTCTTGAGCGCCGGAAATCTTGAACTCATTGAGACACTGATCTCTCCATCGTATGCCAGCCACTATCCCGCTGGATACGAACTCGGCGGCGGCCCGGAGGATGTCAGACAGATTGTTACCGGCGTACGCCGCGCGTTCCCTAACGTGCACTTTACGGTCGAGGACTTGATCGCGGAAGACGACAAAGTCGTGTGCCGCTGGACGTTCCGTGGCGAGCAAGAAGGCGACTTTCTGGGCATTCCCGCCTCGGGGCGGAAAGCCACGGTGATGGGCATCGCGGTCTACCGTGTCGCGAATGGTCAGATTGTCGAAGCCTGGTTTACGTGGGATGCCTTGGGACTCATGCGTCAGCTCGACGCAGAGGATGCGCCAGCCGAAGAGTAA
- a CDS encoding MGMT family protein, giving the protein MARQAPTQPRFFTHVYRLVAQIPKGKVVTYGQVAALLGAPRAARAVGTALRHLPQQLISKIPWQRVINASGGISFRGDVIRVEEQRWLLENEGIEFDRHGKVDLETQRWAGPKKWRVPQWKGEL; this is encoded by the coding sequence ATGGCTCGCCAAGCACCTACTCAGCCCCGCTTTTTCACCCACGTATATCGGCTGGTCGCGCAAATACCAAAGGGCAAAGTCGTCACTTATGGACAGGTGGCGGCGTTGCTGGGCGCGCCCCGCGCGGCGCGAGCAGTAGGCACCGCGCTCCGTCATTTACCGCAGCAATTGATCTCTAAGATTCCCTGGCAACGGGTGATTAACGCGTCCGGCGGCATCAGCTTTCGTGGCGATGTCATCCGAGTCGAAGAGCAACGCTGGCTCCTGGAAAACGAAGGCATCGAGTTCGACCGGCACGGCAAGGTCGATCTCGAAACCCAACGCTGGGCCGGTCCGAAAAAATGGCGCGTGCCACAGTGGAAGGGGGAATTGTAG
- a CDS encoding quinone oxidoreductase has product MKAVLFHELGGPEVLKLGEAPLPEPRKGWVRIKVHAAGINFADTLFRQGQYLMKPNLPDIPGLEAAGVVDAVGEGVTHLKPGMRVTAIGAKTYAEYCTVSAAQVIPLPEHVGYEEGVAFPIQTLTAYHMLHTSHVTTPGQTVVVHSAAGGVGIVAVQIAKAAGARVIGTVSSNSKFDLVKQYGADEVVNYATQDFADEVMKLTDNKGADLILDAVGKPTLEKGLKCLAPFGHLILYGRAGGIPDPVNLMSLFQKSTKVSGFVLYTVSAMPDKHQAGIEKSFQLMKEGKLKMLIGKSYPLAEAPEAHRHMESRGSVGKLVLIP; this is encoded by the coding sequence ATGAAAGCAGTCTTGTTTCACGAACTTGGTGGGCCTGAAGTCCTCAAGCTAGGAGAAGCGCCCCTGCCAGAACCGCGCAAGGGTTGGGTGCGTATCAAAGTGCACGCGGCGGGCATCAATTTCGCCGACACCCTCTTTCGTCAGGGCCAGTACCTGATGAAACCCAATCTGCCGGACATCCCCGGGCTCGAAGCCGCCGGAGTAGTGGACGCCGTCGGCGAGGGAGTCACACACCTGAAGCCGGGCATGCGGGTGACGGCGATCGGTGCCAAAACCTACGCCGAGTACTGCACAGTGTCGGCGGCGCAAGTGATCCCGCTGCCGGAGCACGTCGGCTACGAAGAAGGTGTGGCGTTCCCCATTCAGACGCTGACGGCCTATCATATGCTGCACACCTCGCACGTCACCACACCAGGGCAAACCGTCGTGGTGCATTCCGCCGCCGGTGGGGTCGGGATTGTCGCCGTGCAGATTGCCAAAGCTGCCGGGGCGCGCGTGATTGGTACGGTGTCGAGCAATAGCAAGTTCGACTTGGTGAAGCAGTACGGGGCCGACGAAGTCGTCAATTACGCGACTCAGGACTTCGCCGACGAGGTCATGAAGCTGACTGACAACAAAGGCGCGGATTTAATTCTCGATGCCGTAGGCAAACCGACTTTAGAAAAAGGCTTGAAGTGTCTGGCGCCGTTTGGCCATCTCATCCTGTACGGTCGCGCTGGCGGCATCCCCGACCCCGTCAATTTGATGTCGCTGTTCCAGAAATCGACCAAAGTCAGCGGCTTCGTTCTCTACACGGTATCGGCGATGCCGGACAAACATCAGGCTGGCATCGAGAAATCGTTCCAACTCATGAAAGAAGGCAAGCTGAAAATGCTGATCGGCAAGAGTTATCCGCTGGCCGAGGCACCGGAAGCGCATCGGCACATGGAATCGCGCGGATCGGTGGGGAAGTTGGTGCTGATTCCGTGA
- a CDS encoding NAD(P)-dependent oxidoreductase, with protein MPTIGILYPGDMGHNVARVLLEDGFSVVTTLAGRSERTRRLCAGTMIEVLDSLQQVCERADIVISIVPPAAATAAAADFVAAAAHLVHPPLYVDANAISPMTTQEVGAIVTQAGIPYLDACIIGPARDVRGRCTFHVSGPDAQRFEACIGTSIKTRQLGDRIGQASAFKIAFSGLNKGLAALLFELTAAGKEFGFLDDLLQTYTALLPGIMQALEWLVPTYPLHSARRADEMAELADMLEHYGFSSVMASGARDTLAAVGKLRLAERHPERGEQDWTMREVIEAIARDGALRR; from the coding sequence ATGCCTACCATTGGTATCCTGTACCCCGGCGACATGGGCCACAATGTGGCGCGCGTCTTACTCGAAGACGGCTTCTCGGTGGTGACCACGCTCGCCGGTCGCAGCGAACGCACCCGACGATTATGCGCTGGCACAATGATCGAAGTGCTCGACTCGCTACAGCAAGTATGCGAGCGCGCCGACATTGTTATTTCGATCGTTCCTCCGGCGGCGGCCACAGCCGCGGCGGCAGATTTCGTTGCTGCTGCTGCTCATCTGGTCCACCCGCCGCTGTATGTCGATGCCAACGCTATTTCTCCGATGACAACGCAGGAAGTTGGAGCCATCGTCACCCAAGCCGGCATTCCTTACCTGGATGCGTGCATCATCGGTCCGGCGCGCGATGTGCGGGGGCGCTGCACCTTCCATGTCAGCGGACCCGACGCCCAGCGCTTCGAAGCCTGCATCGGCACATCGATCAAAACTCGTCAGCTTGGCGACCGCATCGGGCAAGCGTCGGCTTTCAAGATCGCCTTTTCCGGCTTGAATAAAGGACTGGCGGCGCTGCTCTTCGAGTTGACGGCGGCGGGTAAGGAGTTCGGTTTTCTCGACGATCTGCTCCAGACGTACACTGCCCTCCTACCTGGGATCATGCAGGCGCTGGAATGGCTGGTGCCGACGTATCCTCTGCATTCTGCGCGACGCGCGGACGAAATGGCGGAGCTGGCCGACATGCTAGAGCATTACGGGTTCTCGTCAGTCATGGCCAGCGGGGCACGCGACACACTGGCTGCCGTGGGCAAGCTTCGTCTAGCCGAACGACATCCCGAACGAGGCGAGCAAGACTGGACTATGCGCGAGGTCATTGAGGCCATTGCCCGCGATGGCGCGTTACGGCGCTAA
- the sthA gene encoding Si-specific NAD(P)(+) transhydrogenase: MDTTHTQTPALERCAPLYDYDLIVVGSGPAGEKAAIQAAKLDKRVAVIENGTQLGGACAHTATLPSKTLREAVLFITGLEQRSFPGIQCAVKKHRMGVQDLLRYKTAVVQHQADTVRRRFDRNDMDVFYGHAAFLDPHRVAIESSDGSRRTITAASIILAVGSRPARPAEIPFDDEHVFDTDSILHLDRIPRTLAVIGAGVVGVEYASIFATLGVKVTLVDARANILDFLDEELKQRLLFHMLNTGVVMHFGEEVTAVTIPEPDRVEAHCASGKVVTAERVLYAAGRQGNTDSLGLERIGLTPNARGQLAVNDDYQTAMPHIYAVGDVVGFPALAATAMHQGRLAAAHAFHLTAEYENGMNGRATPTPIAPRPFGIYTIPEVSMVGATEEELTQAKVPYEIGHAFYRETARAHIMGDTEGMLKLIFHRETLQLLGVHIVGERATELVHVGQAVIAYGGTIEYFIDSVVNYPTLSEAYKIAAFNGHNRL, encoded by the coding sequence ATGGATACAACACATACACAAACACCAGCGCTGGAGCGTTGCGCTCCGTTGTATGACTATGACCTCATCGTTGTCGGCTCGGGACCGGCGGGCGAAAAGGCGGCCATTCAGGCAGCCAAGCTCGATAAACGAGTCGCGGTGATCGAGAACGGCACCCAATTGGGCGGTGCGTGCGCGCATACTGCCACTTTGCCTAGCAAGACCTTGCGAGAAGCCGTGCTCTTCATTACCGGGCTAGAACAGCGCTCGTTCCCGGGCATTCAATGCGCAGTCAAAAAACATCGCATGGGCGTCCAAGATCTCTTGCGCTATAAAACCGCCGTCGTCCAGCATCAAGCCGACACCGTGCGGCGGCGGTTCGATCGCAACGACATGGATGTCTTTTACGGACACGCGGCCTTCCTCGATCCTCATCGGGTCGCGATCGAGAGCAGCGACGGGTCGCGGCGCACAATCACGGCGGCAAGTATCATTCTGGCGGTCGGGTCGCGCCCGGCCCGGCCAGCCGAGATTCCTTTTGACGATGAACACGTGTTCGATACCGATTCGATTCTCCACCTCGACCGGATTCCTCGCACGCTGGCTGTCATCGGCGCCGGGGTCGTCGGTGTCGAATATGCCTCGATCTTCGCCACCTTAGGCGTCAAGGTGACGCTGGTGGATGCGCGCGCCAACATCCTCGATTTTCTCGATGAAGAGCTGAAACAGCGATTGTTGTTCCACATGCTGAATACCGGCGTGGTCATGCATTTCGGCGAAGAGGTCACGGCAGTCACGATTCCCGAACCGGATCGCGTCGAAGCCCACTGCGCCAGCGGGAAAGTGGTCACTGCCGAACGGGTGCTCTACGCCGCCGGTCGCCAGGGCAACACCGACAGCCTTGGCTTGGAACGCATCGGACTGACGCCGAATGCCCGTGGGCAGCTTGCGGTGAATGACGATTACCAAACGGCAATGCCGCATATCTATGCGGTTGGCGATGTGGTCGGCTTTCCCGCACTGGCCGCCACGGCCATGCATCAAGGTCGGCTGGCCGCCGCCCATGCCTTTCATCTCACCGCTGAGTACGAGAACGGCATGAATGGCAGAGCCACGCCGACGCCGATCGCTCCACGCCCCTTCGGCATCTACACCATTCCAGAAGTGTCGATGGTCGGCGCGACCGAAGAAGAACTAACACAAGCTAAAGTGCCGTATGAAATTGGCCATGCCTTTTATCGCGAGACTGCCCGGGCTCACATCATGGGCGATACCGAAGGCATGCTCAAACTCATCTTCCATCGCGAGACTCTCCAACTGCTGGGCGTGCATATCGTCGGCGAGCGCGCGACAGAACTCGTTCATGTCGGGCAAGCCGTCATCGCTTACGGCGGGACAATCGAGTACTTCATCGACAGCGTGGTGAACTACCCCACACTCTCCGAGGCGTACAAGATCGCCGCGTTCAACGGGCATAATCGGCTGTAG
- a CDS encoding class I SAM-dependent methyltransferase, producing the protein MDKAKREKFLKQLMGHVSGAALSGMIYVGDQVGLFKAMAGAGALTSAEVATKAGLQERYVREWLAAMSAAGIVEYDAGTERFTLPEEHAALLADDNSPSFLGGLVQSTIVMLRAAPRVAESFVHGGGVPFAEYGKENVAAIDRGNRPQYQFHLVKRWLPAMPDVVARLEAGAVAADIGCGSGYPSILMAQAFPRSRFHGFDVSEESLDRARADAHNKGVADRVEFQRVSATELPETRKFDFISSFDAIHDMVDPRGALRGIRRALADDGVYMMVEPRSGNTLSENLNLQGALMYSMSTLHCMTVSLAYGGEGIGTAIGQNKVQELAEQAGFTRVRRLPIEHLAQAFYELRP; encoded by the coding sequence GTGGATAAAGCGAAACGTGAAAAATTCCTCAAACAACTGATGGGCCATGTCAGCGGTGCGGCGCTGTCGGGCATGATCTACGTCGGCGATCAGGTCGGGCTGTTCAAGGCCATGGCCGGCGCCGGTGCGTTGACAAGCGCGGAGGTCGCCACCAAAGCCGGGCTCCAGGAACGTTATGTCCGCGAGTGGCTTGCTGCTATGTCCGCCGCCGGGATCGTCGAGTATGACGCCGGGACCGAGCGCTTCACGCTTCCCGAAGAACATGCCGCGCTGCTCGCCGACGACAACAGCCCCAGCTTTCTCGGCGGATTGGTGCAGAGCACGATCGTGATGCTGCGGGCCGCCCCGCGCGTGGCCGAGTCCTTCGTGCACGGCGGCGGCGTGCCGTTCGCGGAATACGGGAAAGAGAACGTGGCGGCGATCGATCGCGGCAACCGCCCGCAATACCAGTTCCATCTAGTGAAGCGCTGGCTGCCGGCCATGCCAGATGTGGTGGCGCGCTTGGAAGCTGGGGCTGTGGCAGCGGATATCGGCTGTGGCAGTGGCTATCCGAGCATTCTGATGGCGCAAGCGTTTCCCCGCTCGCGTTTCCATGGCTTCGATGTGAGCGAAGAGTCGCTCGACCGCGCACGCGCCGATGCCCACAACAAAGGCGTAGCCGACCGGGTCGAGTTCCAGCGGGTGTCGGCGACCGAGCTGCCGGAGACGCGCAAGTTCGATTTCATCTCGTCCTTCGATGCGATTCACGACATGGTGGACCCGCGCGGGGCCTTACGCGGCATTCGCCGGGCGCTGGCCGACGATGGCGTCTACATGATGGTAGAGCCACGCTCCGGTAATACCCTGAGCGAGAACCTCAACCTCCAGGGTGCGCTTATGTACTCGATGAGCACGCTCCACTGCATGACCGTGTCGCTTGCCTATGGCGGCGAAGGTATCGGCACGGCCATCGGGCAGAACAAGGTGCAAGAACTCGCGGAGCAAGCCGGGTTCACGCGCGTGCGCCGTCTACCGATCGAGCATTTGGCACAGGCTTTTTACGAACTCCGACCGTAG